A single genomic interval of Macadamia integrifolia cultivar HAES 741 chromosome 6, SCU_Mint_v3, whole genome shotgun sequence harbors:
- the LOC122082176 gene encoding protein SIEVE ELEMENT OCCLUSION A-like translates to MGTKSSIVPLEKLKASTYTALFISDFKVQEEEFSSLTKSYKVLMDLDTTCFEVIWVPMMVDNQSATWTADNKRKVSNMGASMPWYWVYDPSTIKPSFLQRVKEEWHFQGVPILVILEREGYLTHTNALPMMEIWGPSAYPFTKNVEEQLHKGLSDAIDYTCSANDKPNMEKWVNEGKINFINFYDQPKIEKRVEEGKIICFYGSHNKSWITRFLQKMELIAVQTNFQMVITYVGTNKKKDELPSILTSIDNTRASFIKTKYSRVWSSEEILSFWHNLEMSKSPKKMKVRVPVRKEFISILSYDEDEDGWALIFCDSKQEIVKSSGNKLIESLNSFTISGSRIQEPKDFLRELNEGLRVKHATHQEHGKSMRVPATDGYPDSEWKFCSECESFMY, encoded by the exons ATGGGAACTAAATCATCCATA GTACCATTGGAAAAGCTCAAAGCAAGCACGTACACTGCCTTGTTCATCTCAGATTTCAAAGTCCAAGAGGAAGAATTTTCATCATTAACAAAGAGTTACAAAGTTTTAATGGACCTAGATACAACATGTTTCGAAGTTATTTGGGTGCCAATGATGGTGGATAATCAATCTGCTACTTGGACTGCAGACAACAAAAGAAAGGTTTCAAACATGGGCGCTTCCATGCCTTGGTATTGGGTTTATgacccttcaaccattaaacCTTCATTTCTGCAACGTGTGAAAGAAGAATGGCATTTCCAAGGGGTGCCTATATTGGTGATCCTTGAGAGGGAAGGCTATTTAACTCACACCAATGCTCTTCCCATGATGGAGATTTGGGGACCTTCAGCCTACCCTTTTACTAAAAATGTTGAAGAGCAGCTCCATAAAGGGTTAAGCGATGCAATTGACTACACGTGTTCTGCCAATGATAAGCCAAACATGGAAAAATGG GTTAATGAAGGGAAGATTAACTTCATCAATTTTTACGACCAGCCAAAGATAGAAAAAAGG GTTGAGGAAGGGAAGATAATTTGCTTCTATGGAAGCCATAACAAAAGTTGGATAACAAGATTTCTGCAGAAGATGGAACTTATTGCTGTGCAAACAAATTTCCAAATGGTGATTACTTATGTCGGcacaaacaagaagaaagacgaaTTACCAAGCATCTTGACCTCCATCGACAATACTAGGGCTTCtttcatcaaaacaaaatatagtagggtttggtctagtgaGGAAATCCTATCATTCTGGCACAATTTGGAGATGTCAAAATCTCCCAAGAAGATGAAAGTGCGAGTTCCAGTGAGGAAAGAGTTTATTAGCATATTAAGTtacgatgaggatgaggatgggtGGGCTCTAATTTTCTGCGACTCCAAACAAGAAATTGTCAAATCTAGTGGGAACAAATTGATTGAATCTTTGAACAGCTTCACCATAAGTGGATCAAGAATTCAGGAACCTAAGGATTTCCTAAGAGAGCTAAATGAAGGTCTACGAGTCAAGCATGCTACTCATCAAGAACATGGCAAAAGCATGAGGGTCCCAGCAACGGATGGTTATCCTGATTCTGAATGGAAGTTCTGTAGTGAATGTGAGAGCTTTATGTATTAA
- the LOC122082177 gene encoding UPF0481 protein At3g47200-like: MPSPIETLEQQNEAGQSISHPIGDPKSKLVASTQKRLSIVHPLSSKSCIYRVPEKLCKLNEEAYTPHLVSIGPYHHGKENLSMMETHKQKYLHSFVDRRTDLSFSDIFVTMMLHDGCFILEFLLRNEPLEESDEDDPVSNNLWLSNAIKHDLILLENQLPFFVLEHLYKLNQGEEHSSFIESISFSFSCMLPKEKQFSRENFKCSKVKQMLGSVLDCCSPSSSCASLKENGETDSITTLEIPELLDFKTSQVKHLLDIIRDCYIPSSAKTCLGNGKELELPHNLDCVSPNLRYITYYATLLDGFIDSSENVALLCEHGIIKSLLGDHEQVSILFNNHVKEVIIDDDDFYFADLCEELNVYYRDCWHTLNADLRQNYFNTPWLAISVFAVFLVLLTFLQTLYTIKSAPGN; encoded by the exons ATGCCTAGTCCTATAGAAACTTTGGAGCAACAAAATGAAGCTGGCCAGTCCATTTCCCATCCAATTGGGGATCCAAAAAGTAAATTGGTGGCATCTACCCAGAAAAGATTAAGCATTGTCCATCCCTTGTCCTCAAAGTCCTGTATTTATCGTGTTCCTGAGAAACTTTGCAAATTAAATGAAGAGGCATACACACCTCATTTGGTCTCCATTGGCCCTTATCACCATGGCAAGGAAAATCTAAGTATGATGGAAACACATAAACAGAAGTATCTACATTCATTTGTAGATCGAAGAACCGACCTATCCTT TAGTGATATATTTGTTACAATGATGCTACATGATGGTTGTTTCATCCTCGAATTTCTACTCAGAAATGAGCCATTGGAAGAGTCTGATGAAGATGATCCTGTGTCTAATAACCTTTGGTTGTCTAATGCCATTAAACACGATTTGATACTTCTTGAAAATCAGTTACCCTTCTTTGTTCTTGAGCATTTATACAAATTAAACCAAGGAGAAGAACACAGTTCCTTCATTGAATCGATtagtttttccttttcatgtatGCTGCCAAAGGAGAAACAATTCTCAAGGGAGAATTTTAAATGCTCCAAAGTAAAGCAGATGCTTGGTTCTGTGCTTGATTGTTGCTCCCCTTCATCCTCATGTGCATCACTGAAAGAAAATGGAGAGACAGATTCAATCACAACTCTAGAAATACCTGAACTACTAGACTTCAAAACCTCCCAAGTAAAGCATTTGCTTGACATTATAAGGGACTGCTATATCCCTTCATCAGCTAAGACATGTTTGGGAAATGGGAAGGAGCTTGAACTTCCGCACAAT TTAGATTGTGTTTCTCCTAACCTTAGATACATCACATATTATGCAACCCTCTTAGATGGATTCATTGACTCTTCTGAGAATGTTGCATTGCTATGTGAGCATGGtattatcaaaagcttgttagGAGACCATGAACAGGTCTCTATACTTTTCAACAACCATGTCAAAGAGGTTATtatagatgatgatgatttttattttgctgATCTCTGTGAAGAATTGAATGTGTATTACAGGGATTGTTGGCATACATTGAACGCAGATTTGAGACAAAATTATTTCAACACCCCATGGTTAGCAATTTCAGTTTTTGCAGTATTTCTGGTCCTTTTAACATTCTTACAGACCTTGTATACTATCAAATCTGCTCCTGGAAATTAA